The window GATATTCCGCTGCACGCCTTGGCCATGCTGGAAACCAAGATGCCGGAAGCCCTGGGCCTGTTGCCGGAGCTGAAGGCCAAGGGCCACCCGATCGCCTATGTGGGTGATGTGGTCGGTACGGGGTCTTCGCGCAAATCGGCGATCAACTCCGTGCTGTGGCACATCGGCGACGACATTCCCCACATCCCCAACAAGCGGGCCGGCGGCGTGATTTTGGGCGGCAAGATTGCGCCGATTTTCTTCAACACGGCGGAAGATTCCGGGGCCCTGCCGATCGAGTGCGACGTGGCCCAAATGAACACGGGTGACGTGATCACGATCTATCCCTACAAGGGCGAAATCACCAACGAAGCGGGCGAGGTGATCAGCACCTTCAGCCTGAAGCCCGACACGATCGTCGATGAAGTGCGGGCCGGCGGTCGGATTCCGCTGCTGATCGGTCGCAGCCTGACGGACAAAACCCGCGAAGCCCTCGGAATGGAACCCAGCACCCTGTTCGTGCGCCCCACCGCCCCCGCCGACACCGGCAAAGGCTTCACCCTGGCCCAAAAGATGGTCGGCAAGGCCTGCGGTCTGCCCGGTGTGCGCCCCGGCACGTCCTGCGAACCGCGCATGACCACCGTGGGTTCCCAGGACACCACCGGCCCCATGACCCGCGACGAGCTGAAGGAGCTAGCCTGCCTCGGTTTCAGCGCGGATCTGGTGATGCAGAGCTTCTGCCACACGGCGGCCTATCCCAAGCCGGTGGATCTGAAGACCCATGCGGAATTGCCGGACTTCATCGCCCAGCGCGGCGGCGTGGCCCTGCGCCCCGGCGACGGGATCATTCACTCCTGGCTGAACCGGATGCTGATGCCGGACACGGTGGGCACGGGCGGTGACTCCCACACCCGTTTCCCCTTGGGGATTTCGTTCCCGGCGGGTTCCGGGTTGGTGGCCTTTGCGGCGGCCTTGGGCGTGATGCCGTTGGATATGCCGGAGTCGATCCTGGTGCGGTTCAAGGGCAGCCTGCAACCGGGCGTGACCCTGCGGGATGTGGTGAACGCGATTCCCTACGTGGCGATTCAGCAGGGCAAGCTGACCGTGGCGAAGGAGAACAAGCAAAACATCTATTCCGGCAAGATCATCGAAATGGAAGGGCTACCGGATCTGAAGCTGGAGCAGGCCTTTGAGCTGACCGACGCGACGGCCGAGCGATCGGCCGCCGGTTGCACGATCGCCCTGAGTGTGGAAACCGTGTCGGAATACCTGCGATCGAACGTCACCCTGCTGAAGAACATGATCGCCCGGGGCTACGAAGATGCCCGGACGATCGCCCGGCGGATCGCCCAGATGGAAGCCTGGTTGGCGAACCCCTCCCTGATGACCGCCGATGCGGATGCGGAATACGCCGACATCATCGAAGTGGATCTCGATCAACTGGTGGAACCCCTGGTGGCTGCACCCAACGACCCGGACAACATCAAAACCCTGTCCGATTGCGTCGGCGACCCGGTACAAGAGGTGTTCATCGGTTCCTGCATGACCAACATCGGTCACTTCCGCGCCGCCGCCAAAGTCCTCGAAGGGGCCGGCAAAGCCAAGGCCCGCCTCTGGATCTGCCCGCCGACGCGGATGGACGAAGAAATGCTGCGCCAAGAAGGCTACTACGAGATCTTCGAGGCGGCCGGCTGCCGCTTGGAAATGCCCGGTTGTTCGCTCTGCATGGGCAACCAAGCCCGCGTGGAAGACAACACCACCGTGTTTTCGACCTCCACGCGCAACTTCAACAACCGGATGGGCAAGGGGGCGCAAGTCTACCTCGGCTCGGCGGAGTTGGCGGCGGTCTGTGCCCTGTTGGGTCGGATTCCCAGCCGTGAGGAATACCTGGAAGTGGTGAAGGGCAAGATCGATCCGCTGGCGGGTGATTTGTACCGCTACCTCAACTTCGATCAGATCGATGGCTTTGAGGATCAAGGGCGATCGGTCTCGAAGGAAGACCAAGAAAAAGTCCTAGTCAGCGCCGGCCGTTAATTAATCTTCGGTAGGGGCGTACCGCCGTACGCCCTCCGCCAGGGCCGATCGATTGAAACGGCGAGCGTTGGGGTTTGGGATCTTGCGTATCGGAGGGCGCATGGCGATGCGCCCCTACGAAAATTGTGGTTTTTGGATTGGAAATTGTGTTGATCGGGCGTTGAAAGATGGCGTACAACCCGGCGATTCATCATCGGCGATCGATTCGATTAAAGGGATTTGATTATTCGCAGTCAGCCGTTTATTTCGTGACCCTTTGTTGTTATCAACGGGAATGTTTATTTGGAACAATCTCGCAGGGCGAAACCGTTCTGAACGAATTGGGAATGATCGTCAGAAATGAATGGTTGCGAAGTTTTGAAATTCGGGATGAATTAAAGTCGGATGCTTGGGTGATCATGCCCAATCATTTTCATGGGTTGTTGTGGTTCGATCGCCCGATCGTGCAGACACAATCACCGAGTAATGAGAGCGAACCGGTTGATGACAGTATGCTGGACAAACGTCTGTTGAGGCGGCGGGCGCGATCGCTCGGATCTGTAATTGCCGGTTTCAAAGCAGCGACCACCAAACGCATCAATCAATACCGGAATGCACCAGGAACACCGGTTTGGCAGCGAAATTATTATGAGTCGATCGTGCGGGACGATCGAATGCTGAACCATATTCGGAACTATATTGAAAACAATCCGCGATCGTGGTCAACCGATTCCCTACATCCCAACAACATCCCCAAAAATCATCCCCCGTAGGGGCGTACCGCCGTACGCCCTTTGCCAGAGGTGATCGATAATTCTTGGATTTCGGGATCTTGCGTATCGGAGGGCGCATCGCCATGCGCCCCTACGAAAATTGTGGTTTTTGGATCGTTATTATGCAGTCATTAACTTGACCATCACTGATCTCTAGGAAATGCCAAAAATCTTGTTTGTTTGTGCGCAAAATAAGCTGAGAAGCCCAACTGCCGAAGCGATTTTTTCGAGATTTGATCAGTTAGATTGTTTGTCAGCGGGAATTCATTCATCGGCTAACAACCCACTCGATCGGGAGCTGATTGCATGGGCAGATGTGATTTTTGTGATGGAGAAGAAACATAAAGCCAAAATTCAACAGCGATTTCGTTCGTCTCTCAATGGCAAAAGAATCATATCGCTAGACATCCCAGATCAATTTCAATATATGGATCCAGCACTGATTGCACTGCTTGAGAAGCGTGTTGGTCTACATATTCAGAAATTTCTCTAAGATTGTGAACGATCGAATGCTGCGAATTAGGATTGATTGCGTTCGATCGATGTGATGGTGGAATCTGTTGAGTTATTCTGAAAATTCTACTTTGTCGTATAAATCTGCCAAGGCAATTTCTAGGGCGATCGACTCCAATTTCAGGGTCGCTTCTAACCCGATCACATCATTCAACAACCAGCCTCGATCTTGCTTGACGTAATGGGTAACCTTCGGCCAGCTCTGTGAAATGGCTAAATATTCTCCAAAGCCCGGAATCGTTCTGTAGGCGCTGAACTTATCGCCAATGTCA is drawn from Limnothrix sp. FACHB-406 and contains these coding sequences:
- a CDS encoding transposase, producing MAYNPAIHHRRSIRLKGFDYSQSAVYFVTLCCYQRECLFGTISQGETVLNELGMIVRNEWLRSFEIRDELKSDAWVIMPNHFHGLLWFDRPIVQTQSPSNESEPVDDSMLDKRLLRRRARSLGSVIAGFKAATTKRINQYRNAPGTPVWQRNYYESIVRDDRMLNHIRNYIENNPRSWSTDSLHPNNIPKNHPP
- a CDS encoding low molecular weight protein tyrosine phosphatase family protein gives rise to the protein MPKILFVCAQNKLRSPTAEAIFSRFDQLDCLSAGIHSSANNPLDRELIAWADVIFVMEKKHKAKIQQRFRSSLNGKRIISLDIPDQFQYMDPALIALLEKRVGLHIQKFL
- the acnB gene encoding bifunctional aconitate hydratase 2/2-methylisocitrate dehydratase; the encoded protein is MLEAYRQQVAERGQLGIPPLPLDAAQTSDLCKLLETPPAGEEEFLMHLLCDRVPPGVDEAAYVKASFLTAIAQGETTSPLITPQGAVAILGQMVGGYNVQSLVSLLKAKDAGIAQAAATALSKITLAFDAFNDVLELSERNPYAKQTIDAWANAAWFISKPKLAEAITVTVLKVPGETNTDDLSPATHATTRPDIPLHALAMLETKMPEALGLLPELKAKGHPIAYVGDVVGTGSSRKSAINSVLWHIGDDIPHIPNKRAGGVILGGKIAPIFFNTAEDSGALPIECDVAQMNTGDVITIYPYKGEITNEAGEVISTFSLKPDTIVDEVRAGGRIPLLIGRSLTDKTREALGMEPSTLFVRPTAPADTGKGFTLAQKMVGKACGLPGVRPGTSCEPRMTTVGSQDTTGPMTRDELKELACLGFSADLVMQSFCHTAAYPKPVDLKTHAELPDFIAQRGGVALRPGDGIIHSWLNRMLMPDTVGTGGDSHTRFPLGISFPAGSGLVAFAAALGVMPLDMPESILVRFKGSLQPGVTLRDVVNAIPYVAIQQGKLTVAKENKQNIYSGKIIEMEGLPDLKLEQAFELTDATAERSAAGCTIALSVETVSEYLRSNVTLLKNMIARGYEDARTIARRIAQMEAWLANPSLMTADADAEYADIIEVDLDQLVEPLVAAPNDPDNIKTLSDCVGDPVQEVFIGSCMTNIGHFRAAAKVLEGAGKAKARLWICPPTRMDEEMLRQEGYYEIFEAAGCRLEMPGCSLCMGNQARVEDNTTVFSTSTRNFNNRMGKGAQVYLGSAELAAVCALLGRIPSREEYLEVVKGKIDPLAGDLYRYLNFDQIDGFEDQGRSVSKEDQEKVLVSAGR